GATGCCCCGATCCGGACGGCATGACGGTGCAGCCCTTCTACTCGAGCAGGACCTACACCGGCTGCGAGTCCCAGGCGAAGACGCTGGAGGCGAGCGCCTCGGCTCAGCGTGCGGCAGCGTCCAAGGTCCCCGAGTTCGTGGATGCGCCGCAGATCTACCCGCCCTATTCCGGCGCCTATCCTCAGGTCCTCTGGACGCAGGGTGACCCGGTCAAGGTCGTCGACGGCCTGTCGTTTCCGCGCACCCTGCCCGACTCCTATCCGCGCGTGGACACCATGGAGACGGCGGGCGTGCGCACGTCCCGGATGCTCTTCATCCAGAACACTGACAAGTGGTGCAGCACCGCGGAAGGGTGCCAGGTCCCGCCTCCCGGTAAGTGGACGGCGGACGGCAGCAAGAACCCCAAGGAAGGCACCTCCTCGGTCTTCGGCGTCACCGACACCGCGACAGCAGCCAACTACCAGCTGCAGACCGCGCTACTCTGCGACGACGACGGAAAGAAGTGCGTGGGCGCCGACGAGTCCTCCCTGACGGCGGCGTCGACGACGTTCACGTCCGAAGCGGCACCCCAGCCGGACCCCGCGAAGGCCTTGGCCTCGGGCGCGTACCCGCTGGCGATGCCGGTGTATGCGGCCCTCAAACCAGGACCGAAGGCCACCCCCGACGTCGTGCGGCAGATCGACAAGGTCATCACCTACATGACGGGCCCGGGGCAGAAGCCGGGATTCGGCGTCGGGCAGCTGCCTCCGGGTTATGCGCCCGTCACGGCCGCCATGAAGGCTCACGCCTCGTGTGCGCTCGTCACCTTCACGGGCGGGAAGAAGCCCGGGTGTGCCACCGCGGCTCCGTCCGAGAGCAAGCCGACCGGGACCAGCCCGCTTCTCCCCGACAAGGGCCGGACGGTCAGCGGGGCGCAGAGCCTGCTGGCGCCTCTCGTGCCGGATGCCAAGGGCGACGACGGCGGGGCGAAGCCCGCAGCGGAACCGGCCGACGCGGCAGCCGCCGCCGGTCCAGCCGCACCGAACGGGGGCAAGGCCACCCCGCAGGCCGACGCCGCGAGCCCCGTCAGCAACGGGGTCACCGCGGTGACCCCGGCCGCGTGGGCCAGTTACGGCTTGTTCGTCCTGCTGGGGCTCGCGCTCGTGGCGGCCATCGTGTCGCCCGTGCTGAAGCGGCTCCGGGGCGGGGGAGCGGCATGAGCACGTCGATCCGCAACGAGGCGGCTCTCGAAGCGCCTCCCTCCGGTCCGCGCAAGATCCGCCAGGTGCTCGAACGGAAGGACCTGTGGTTCAGGGCTCTCACCCGCAGCGGCGGTGTGGTCGTCCTGGCGGTCATGGCCCTGGTGGGGCTGTTCCTCGCCGGGAACGGCATCTCGGCGATCAACTCGGTGGGTCTGGGGAACTTCCTCGTGACCCAAGAATGGGCTCCGGAGAACAACAACTTCGGCATCGCGGCGGTGATCACCGGTTCCGTGCTGATCGCCGCCGTCGCGCTGACCGTCTCCCTGCCACTGGCTCTCGGCACGGCGCTGTTCATCACCGAGGTGGCCGGCGGGCGGGTGAGGAGCATCCTCACCTCGGTGATCGACTTGATGGCGGCCGTGCCCTCAGTGGTCTTCGGTCTCTGGGGCCTGAGCTACCTGCAGGTCCAGATCGTCCCCTTCGCCCGCTGGCTGTCCACCTGGTTCGGCTGGATCCCCCTGTTCGCCGTCGATGGCGTCGAGCCGGACAATCCACTGCCCAATGATTCGCTCTACACCTCGTCCACGTTCATCGCGGGACTCGTCGTCGCGCTCATGATCCTGCCCATTCAGACGTCGGTCATGATGGAGTCCTTCTCGCGGGCGCCGATCGGGGAGCGGGAAGGCGCTTATGCGCTGGGCGCGACCCGC
This portion of the Arthrobacter woluwensis genome encodes:
- the pstC gene encoding phosphate ABC transporter permease subunit PstC; the encoded protein is MSTSIRNEAALEAPPSGPRKIRQVLERKDLWFRALTRSGGVVVLAVMALVGLFLAGNGISAINSVGLGNFLVTQEWAPENNNFGIAAVITGSVLIAAVALTVSLPLALGTALFITEVAGGRVRSILTSVIDLMAAVPSVVFGLWGLSYLQVQIVPFARWLSTWFGWIPLFAVDGVEPDNPLPNDSLYTSSTFIAGLVVALMILPIQTSVMMESFSRAPIGEREGAYALGATRWGMIRSVVIPFGKGGIIGGTMLGLGRALGETIAIYLIINTASYAINFHILQTGANSVAALIALKYGEANEFTMSALMAAGLALFVLTMLVNFTASAIIARSRSGAESEA